Proteins from a single region of Platichthys flesus chromosome 16, fPlaFle2.1, whole genome shotgun sequence:
- the LOC133971015 gene encoding odorant receptor 131-2-like → MVINDAIQLTVTVTLFVSSYIFYKINVSFCCLLILMAVFTTRNTPVNLAGMAIERYIAICKPLRHLQICTVRKTYMVIGVIWFLCVAPDITDLFVVLATESLSFFHGSVLCIRQNLFKDPILVYKRQAFDIIYFSFVFLTLIFTYFRILFAARAMATEKMSAQKARNTILLHGLQLSMCLLSYISPNVELVLHLIFPGRIREIRFANYLIVYILPRFLSPIIYGVRDKKFRKYFKMYLLSNRCWEKLNKVTPKH, encoded by the coding sequence ATGGTGATAAACGACGCCATCCAGCTGACCGTCACCGTCACACTTTTTGTCTCAAGCTACATCTTCTACAAGATCAACGTCTCTTTCTGCTGCCTCCTCATCCTGATGGCCGTCTTCACCACCAGGAACACCCCGGTCAACTTAGCTGGCATGGCAATTGAGCGCTACATTGCCATTTGCAAACCTTTGCGCCACTTGCAGATCTGCACAGTGAGAAAAACGTACATGGTCATTGGGGTGATTTGGTTTCTGTGCGTGGCTCCAGATATCACAGACCTGTTTGTGGTTCTGGCCACTGAATCCCTGAGCTTCTTTCACGGGTCGGTGTTGTGTATACGCCAGAACCTGTTCAAAGACCCGATCCTTGTGTATAAAAGACAAGCGTTTGACATCATCTATTTCTCCTTTGTGTTTCTGACTCTGATCTTCACCTACTTCCGAATACTGTTTGCAGCGAGAGCCATGGCCACAGAGAAGATGTCGGCGCAGAAAGCCAGGAACACCATCCTGCTCCATGGCCTCCAGCTGTCCATGTGCCTGCTCTCCTACATTTCCCCAAATGTGGAGCTTGTTCTGCATCTCATCTTCCCCGGTCGAATCCGGGAGATCAGATTTGCAAACTACCTCATCGTCTACATCCTGCCGCGTTTCCTGAGCCCCATCATTTATGGCGTGAGAGACAAAAAGTTCAGGAAGTACTTCAAGATGTACCTTCTGAGCAACAGGTGCTGGGAGaagctgaataaagtgacaccaaagcactaa